Within the Gossypium raimondii isolate GPD5lz chromosome 12, ASM2569854v1, whole genome shotgun sequence genome, the region tatctcttgactatatctctatgtcaattcaaccaattaaacaaaatttaataagcaaatgtgttaatgttcatacatacttatgaaattaaaataatctcttgtacatatctctatgtcaattcaaacaacttattcaatctcataagcatataaaagattacgtgaggtaaaatatatttctaccttaaaacaatttattcacaataatcttgcaagttatgcaaggctaatgtatcgttagataccgttgctaatttaaccttcactaccttagatgattaaacatgcctcgattaagtattgtgtcaattaattacaatttcaatccatttaaataattaattcactagttaccttacaatatgtaataataacttagtcatggttttacttaatcaagcatcttaccgagacctataacaacacaaacacaattttaataactcaagtagacaaaatgcaatcaacttaacacgaattaaatttaagccataattaaattaaacatatcaacatcacaaatattcataggcatgttcatcataaaaacaacaaaattaaaaggatagggaacaagaatcaaatctggtgaTCCTctgaggcttgactagtttgctccgctcttccttctccgcttgttcttgttgaaccgagGCCTCCATGAATacttgaatgctgctccaaatTGTGGTCGAATGACTCTTTTTCATGAGGTGAAATCAGCAAAGGAATAGGgaataaaatgaagaacaatagAAGGGAATGAtgaaagaaaagtgagagagaagtaaaaaaatgaatgggtttgagatgtgtttgaagtgagcagacatgggggtatttataggttaagaaggctgctaaaaatagccaaaatcaGCAGCGAAAGACTccccccatggccggccacacatgtggcatgtttgaagatttcaaacatgctatttttaggtaggggcaaatcttgAAAGGAATGAATAgtagaggggtttgaatgcaaattgaaggagtcttcaagggccaCTTTGAAAGacaaataatcatccaaacaagctgattgggtcagcatgtgggacggttttgggctactcagtgctcggttggattggttttctcggttcagctcaactggacccctttttataattaattatagtttatttaaccaaaattaaattaaattaaaattaaaattaattatattatgaattaatacacataatttggaccatattaagctgaaaaattaattcgccttgatgcttcaaaattgcttctcggttttgcgcttctagtagtgtctgcaGAGCCGTTTTTCGCCTTTTGTGCAAACCtgtcgaaaataatcaaaatttgatataaaattaatgaaaattaaacttgttcataatttgagtgcaatttaattattctataattattatttattttttgacaagaatttcacctaaattgcatgaatttgagttaaaaagggcatgaaaaagtgtttatattttcttgtttccacacccccaaacttaattcattgctcatcccaagtaatgcacaaatttgaaaagaatttctcgaaaacacctttgaaaaattccttcagaataatattcttcccaaaattatgattttagtatactcatgcttaaaaacaagaaatttgatatttatgctacttatgtatacatatcattcaagttaatctcaattattcttatgatagcaaaaataaactaaatacttTTCAATAAAGACATGCTAAATTCCtatgaatttgattttattcccttattcaagattaagttgcaatcattaagcttaacttatgccttcatatattgaacatagcaatttctctctactaatgtaggtagcatagaaacttgaatcaatgGTCCTTAAAAAGGTTGTAACTTGGTTAGGCTAGGGgcaggtaaaagatagataaatttaggcaaaaaaaaaaaaaccctacaCTCAGCTTGAATTTGACCTTCAGAATAATTACCTTCAGTACACCAACTTgttttgctttcacatgctcttttgtacatctattttctttcaagtacatatgctcttctctttttttttgttctttttcttttcttttctttttcacgagcattttactgtatgtactacaaatttttgagcatttgatacttcttttcaactaCCCTacacttattttcaaagaacatTCTGAATAGTACCGAGTCTAGTATTTGAGACAATTTgaagataattaagagaaaagtgatggctaaatattgcaagggttcaaataaaattaggctaTATAATCtgaaagttgggtttcaaaggataaaaattcatcaaggttggcttgaaatgctcaaacggtccaaacaaaagttgcctaaatcattttcaacattccatgcttcctaggatttcgcctcaagaaactactaagtcaattctagagacttaaacttccatgcatgcctaactttcctaagaaactaaaaaatttatggtataatttgcatgctttattaaaaatacatttatgtcatattttagtTAACATAACAATTAATGAAATAATCGAACTTTATTCATACTGatgtttagcatacttaacaaaatttcaaatttttgaacaaaatataacctaatgataattgaaagaaaaatttattctgagtggaaataatttcaatttttcgatccccttacttaagatgaacaatgtcctcattgttaaaagtgaatagatactatacacaaGGTatgattctagaaaagaggaggtgagtcaatttgactgcttaagtaccaagacCTCTCTagacccaatcctagacatgtatatatctttttccacactttgtactttgcaacttgttcattttaatttatgatttccacatcttgttttattatgtgaaaataaaaattcctaataaaacctaatcctattaaataacctaagaacggaaataaaataaagtcaagatcccccctttttatttatttgcagatccctccgaattcgactcatcttttgctccatcatctttgtttttgcatgaatcgctTCGCTCCCTCTTTGATACCGaactccatggttcaaatatgaaatctggaactcaggcacaaaaataaacgaGTCATTGTATATTTTCGTAAGAGTgcttctcattgagtcatcccgtatttttgaatatctctAGTAAGATTGTTGttgccactgcatatgttgcattatgtccatcaactttgaaagctcatctcgaagatctGGGCGAGGCGATTGAGTTTGATCATTGAAGTTGCGACGTCAGGTTTGATTACTAGTTCCGTTGGTTTTGCCTTATCAGGGATTTCAACTGACAGCATTGGTTCGATCTCTATGggatctttttcttcttttttttcttcttcaggaTCCTCGCTTTCTTCAACTCGTTGCTTTAGAACAGTGTCTTCGGCCATTCGGTAGATgtcccaatctgtgattgtgccctggctacaacctgtcttctttacgtttgcaagaattttagctttcaagtacaaaattgttatcgtaaaggaAAAGTAAGCTGGTCCAAAATGTCTAGCGGCATAATTCTGCATTTCTCTcaggatgatttttcccacatcaatggtctttccagttaaaatcgagtataataagaccattcgctctaatgaaattgtagtccTATGTGAAATAGACATAAGGCtgaatcgaatgaaatagaaccataccttcgcTAGTGGTGTAAAATATTCTCTACGACAAGTGTGAATTCCTTGCTTTGACAtagtccacttagaacctgaactgtaagttcctcgagaatttcttgcagattttcaaactcaatatcGCTCGTCAAGGAAGAATATTCTTCgtctttgaaattttgtaattcaaagaattcattaatagcatttgaggttattggtaccttgattctgCAAACAGAAACTTCTGTCTATTTGCTTGAGGTCAAATTCGCGTAAAATTCACGAACTAACTCCTCATCTGCACTaggtcttttctcacaaaataaTTCCCAATTGAGAGCTTCAGCAATTTGTCTAATGCACGCCATGAAATCgatatagttgctttctttcagcGTAAAACCTTTTTCTAGGGTgcatctgttgattcttgaaaacACTTTTGTATCTtactttggcttcttcacaatggaatttattttatgattcgTCAATTTGAGCAGAGGCACAAGTTCTTTTacgaggcatgattaacctgatcataagatagaacaaatattttctcaaaaatttaattagcataaaatattaataattcaataatttgaaaaattaaataattaaataaaattgaaatttaggagaaaaatttgTCTTACCACCGTTTTATAGAAGTTAAtaactcaaagaaaataaatataaagcaaAAGAGGTTGGTTTAGGGATGGTTGTATGGTGTCTTGATGGTGGGGTACGATAGGCAACGGTGTTGGTGCGAGTAGCAAGGCGCGGTGTGAGCAGATGCACGAGCAGCAGGCGGCACTATCGGGTGAGCAGCATGGCTGGTGCGTTGGTGTGTGTGAGCGAAAGTAGCGGCATGAGCTGCTGGGTGCGTGTGTGGGCTGCTGGCCGAATGGGGCTGCTGATAGGCGTGAGGGTGCCGTGTGGAGCTGAGCGGTGTTACGGCTAGAGAGTTCGGCACTAGGTGATTTGGTACTTGGTGGGTTTTGGATATTTGGATTGATGGAGGGAtgagtgaaaaaaaaggaaaaggtgGGTGAAATTTATAGTGAAGGGAGTAAgagtttaattagaattcttagaacaaattaataattaatataatgcaaattaaattattatttgctattaatttattaaaatagaaacttattaaccaaaatatgattaaatttaaactaatcctaattctatgcaaagttgataataattaatatatattaataaatataattatatactagttattatcatcttatttattaaattaaattaaaaatatttattctagatgccttttgaataaaaaagagGGATAAAAGGGTTTTGATTAAGGTTTGAAAAATAGGGATTAAGGGGTTTTGTTTAGGGTTAAAAAGGATTAGAGGGctttgtttagggtttaaaaatgttaaaaaagattaaaaaggatttttaaggttttaacaGAAAAGATCGAAAGAggtaatttttagtatttataaagTATTTGTTTAGTTTAGTGTTTATTGTGATTTATAGGTTATAAATATTAtcgtttttgttgtttttgaattatttgaaaaatgtttttgatttattgggttatttttgaattatttgacaaatgtttttgatttattgaggttgtgattttttaattattttataaggtATTACTTTTGTAAGAAAGGAAGGTTGTTTGAAAGAAAGTGTGCATGTATGTTTCTGTTATATTTTTGatggaatgttttttttttcgtttattATTAGATGCGCATGACAACATATAGTgcaattagatttattttgttttgatagtttcgttattttaacatatttttttggtttttatgtaggtaaaagatgagaccattgagttggaatttatgaaaaattttattttttaattattgaaccagtataaataagtttattatatattgtttagtatttttgtattgatatttttgtattaaatttaggtGTTTTTCTAATTATTGAAAATGGACCACCTTACCAATTAATTATCCAAATGTGTTATTCGCAAATCTATGTTAGGGTGTCACCACTACAGCAAAAtagatttttagcggcgttttttaggcctttaacggcgcttttaagcgccactaaaagtattagcggcgctttcacaAGCGCAGCTAAAAATATCGCTATAGACTAGCGACGTTTAtctgaaaaaacgccgctaaagataatGACCTTTAGCtgcgcttttatcacaaacgccgctaaaaacataacctttaaaaaaattattttaatcaaataatatttatttttatgataaatattatattatattatatttttaaaattttaactttaaatatactttttaaggataaataaaaatatattatttaaattaaattttctatgaaaattttaactttaaaactaaatataaaaattaataaatttagttttagaatttaaaataataaattaataacacaattaaaatccaaaagttagaactcaagttgtcgtaaatattaaagtaaaaataaaaatttagaatcaaaactaaaataaataatacatatgagaaacAGACTGACTAGTTGAACTTGCCTATGACTATACACattgcaaggtaataaaaaatacaatgtgCTTCTCTGTTTTCTTTGCCCCAGCATTGATATGCTCCACTCCATGTATTAGGTTGTATGCGATCATAACtgaagacaaaaaaaattagaacataAAATCAAAGTAGATTTAGAATACATGAATGCATTACAGGAATATTATCATGTGCAGCAAATACACATGTGCAAGAAGTAGAGAATAAACCTATTTGGAAGTGGTGCTGTGAATGCCAAAATTGCGGGAAGATGACCTAAAACCCCTGCCATGAACTCCTCTCCAACTTTAGACATTCCATGCTGAGAAGATGCATCAGATGCTTGGAAAACATTTTGTCCATTCTACCATAAACTGAGATGCACATGGGATCCAAAACCTATGTCATCCAAAGCATACCTGGGCAAAAAGTTGTGCAAGGAGAAGACTGTACTGAAGCCTTTGCATAACAATAAGCAGCTTCTGCATGCTCTCTGTCAGTTCTCGGTCATCCATGTTAGTTGCAGCAAGTGTCTAAAACCATGGAGAAGGAATCAAGAATTTTGTTATTTCACCATTGCAATAAACACCTTTTCCATGAATATATGCTTTTTATGATCCAACCATTTAGTTACAAATTTTGAGAATAAATATAAGCATGatttcagaaaaaaagaaaagaaattatactGCAAGAAGCCTGAGAGAGTGTGAATGCTGCTTGCCGTTTCAGAAGATCAATGATAATAAGATAACAGGTATAAATTTGCATGATTTACAAAATTATAGAACATCCTTTTACAGGGATGAGACAGCAGTAAATTATACTAAACAGAAATCGCACTGTAGCATTAAGCAGGGATCTAAAATCCAAGGGATTACAAGGGGCATCATTTAATAGGATCAAGTCACCTGAGCTGGGCGTCCTTTGGTTCGGCATTGCAGAGCCAACCGTAGTTGGTTAAAGAGATCCCCTACAACCTCCTTTTGATTTATAAGCTCTACCACAGTTGCACGAGGACCACGACTATGTATTAAAGCCTTATACTGTTGTTTCACAAAATAAAGACCATTTTCAGCACTCAGCAGTCGGGATTTAAAAGAATGCATTGCCACTTAATTTTGTCCATAGTTGAAATTCAGCGATCTCAAATGAACCTTATTTTCGTTAACAGTTCACAAGTCCAGTAATTAATACTGCAAGTTAAATGGTGTCCCTTTCACTTCACTTTATAGTTCTGATTAAATTCATCCTCAATAGACTAGAGAGtgagaaattcattaaaataaaatattggcaCAAAATAGAACTGAACTTTTGAAACACAAAATTCAGCTTCCATCTAGAAATAGTAAACATAATAAAAGAACATATTCATACCTCTTCCTCCAATTCTCGACAAATCAATGCAGTTCGCCATCGTAAATGGACTTTGGATTGACTTACATCAGTGTAAATATGGTCACCAACataaagaatctcatctccatGGATATTTAGGGAATTCTCAACCATCTGAGCACTTTCCCCCGAGTACAAACCTCTTGCAGATGAAACAAAAGATGAATAAGTAAGAACTGCAAATCATGAGCAAACTatgatttcttctttttggCACACACTGCAAGACAAGACAAATATATTCAACAATTAAATCATTGGCTCAGAGTGCCAAAAGTGCACTGTCATCAAAAGCTAAAAAGTTCATATGTCAACAGGGAGTAATTTCTCAGCATCCTCAACTTTTGGTTGAGAAGATATTTAGAACAATATGAAGAATTATTTGGCTGAATTTTTAGCTATGGAAAATGCTGTAGCCATTACATAGCTTTCAAATACCCAAATAATATACCCACTCAATGGTATTATCTCTCTCAACCCCAAAATTTGGCCCATATGCTGGCATCAATGACAACCAAGAAACTGGATCAAAACAGATAAGTAAATGGTTTCTCTTTCACTCTCATGGTTTCGTCCACATAAAATGTTACATTATAAAGAAGAAATAAGATCAAAACATAAGGTACAAACATAGATCACCTGTACGAGTCTTGAAGCATGGACGCATTAAGCCCTCACCAGTCACAACCTCATATAATGGGTGTGACATTTGGAAGAACTCTGGCTTCCTTGCTGAGACTATCACTACAGACATACAGAACAGCAGGAAAACACAAATGCATCAACATGTTTGAATGCCATTAAATCAAACATTCACATTTCCTTCTGTTAGAGCAATTTAATACTCATgagaaaaaagattttttttaagcaaagacagaaaaagaaactgaaacagagattcttcaccttcttcaacctttttttttatctctttattttagCGAACAACCAATGGCATCTTATTGGAAGCATGGCTGTATTCATAAAACATCATTCAGATACACAGgtagataagaaaataaaattagcaacTTAACTTAACTATAGCCCTCTAATGCTTCCAACAGAATGTAAAGAACAAACAAACACTAAAAATACCTCTTCTGGCGGATCATAGTATATTCCATTGTTTGGGATTTCACCCGGTGCTTGAACTGAGAACTTGATCCAAGCAGGAATGGAGTCCTTAATCCCAGATGGAGTTTCCATACGAATCTACAATTTGATTATCTTACATTTATTTAACCTTCTCAAGTTTAATTACTATAGATCAAAATGAATGCAGAATATGCAATTCCAGAAAATGTAAACAACAAAATCACACTTAATTGAATTGTTAAGATCCAGACTCCACTGATCCTGAGCCCCAATTTTTACCAAAGGAAAAACTCAGttctctaaaaaaataaaaaataataaaaaaatacaatcatCCTTCACCTATATGATCACATGATCCAGCCAACTCTGTTTTACTTTTCAACTCATAAGTGAACAGAAACTCATCTAACTACAAAAATACTGTCATATTGGCATAATGATTCAGTTAATTTCTTCTCCAACAAATAGTAAAcaaaaatgattcaatttcaatgaCAAAACCCATTCCCCAAATCACATCTAAACCTTACCaaactgtaaataaataaaacacagaatttatgcttatttttattaactatttaCTATGTAAAACACTCCattaacattaaaatcactatttttttcttttaagaagtaaaattcaaatacttaaattgCTTTTTCTAATCGAATCAGCGAATTAAGTCAATAATTGCAGTTTCCAACACTAACCTTCGACTGAACCTTGTAATATCCAACTTGAGCTAATTTTGGTATGATTAATTAAGCCATGGTTAAAGAGAGCTTACCTACGAATAGAAACCACTGACGAGTTGGAGGGTACCACTGACGAAAACCAGCATGCCGCCAACGCCGGAGGGCTGACAATCGACGGCGGTGATGCTGTGCTGACACCACTGGAAAGGAAGGCTGCTGAGTTTAGCGACGATGCTCTGAGAGCCTTGGATCTTTTGACCCTCGAAGGTCAACATTAAACCGTCCTGGTAGAGATTGG harbors:
- the LOC105763607 gene encoding uncharacterized protein LOC105763607 isoform X1, with translation MLQDSYRGLYSGESAQMVENSLNIHGDEILYVGDHIYTDVSQSKVHLRWRTALICRELEEEYKALIHSRGPRATVVELINQKEVVGDLFNQLRLALQCRTKGRPAQTLAATNMDDRELTESMQKLLIVMQRLQYSLLLAQLFAQHGMSKVGEEFMAGVLGHLPAILAFTAPLPNSYDRIQPNTWSGAYQCWGKENREAHCIFYYLAMCIVIGKFN
- the LOC105763607 gene encoding uncharacterized protein LOC105763607 isoform X2 codes for the protein MVENSLNIHGDEILYVGDHIYTDVSQSKVHLRWRTALICRELEEEYKALIHSRGPRATVVELINQKEVVGDLFNQLRLALQCRTKGRPAQTLAATNMDDRELTESMQKLLIVMQRLQYSLLLAQLFAQHGMSKVGEEFMAGVLGHLPAILAFTAPLPNSYDRIQPNTWSGAYQCWGKENREAHCIFYYLAMCIVIGKFN